From a single Leishmania major strain Friedlin complete genome, chromosome 27 genomic region:
- a CDS encoding conserved hypothetical protein (previous protein_id=AAZ09901.1), with protein MRAVLSRIARPATQTRPIFSIDPPLHVLFPSSTTALRQANSVSLNVALAMLVECIDSMPVRVALVYWSMSFVVLLLRLFCAEFAGLSSYGGRSAGAAAIPGVCKAERDRVGKYSAAVAATTLTRWCATPVHWLASSFLGRWRTTRKQSFTAFYVTGLVTSAALFGIRWIAHRSNAASSHPSLVALSSPAPAHPLLCVPQVLFTLHCAVRLTETCLVQRFREHDTVTLFAAVAGSTFYVMAAISSAAPSHTSVPRASQWLHRLPVMRCVFGAGTTAHLSLQAIQVTVHTILTRLRQSPSHTVSSTKETQMRGWEEGLWRRVQAHLATSSVDQGESPNGLSTPPELYGAWRRYRYPYSSNVCFQVVLDPHYTCEVAMYAVNTILLLLCVLPDATEPATDIAAGAARGMGSRFTSGEPQWCRIACASVPWFSALASVGVTVFTAANLGITSAEHRRFWMAANATRRLVGSALRTILDEEQAKPLSNGGGRLPAEIVGAAEYMLREAVVEEVVPRWNVFPFVW; from the coding sequence ATGCGGGCGGTGCTCTCTAGAATCGCGCGGCCCGCCACCCAGACACGTCCGATCTTCTCTATTGATCCTCCTCTCCACGTGTTATTCCCTTCTTCAACTACCGCCCTCCGGCAAGCGAATTCGGTCTCACTCAACGTGGCTCTCGCAATGCTGGTGGAGTGTATCGATAGCATGCCCGTGCGTGTCGCGCTGGTGTATTGGTCGATGTCGTTTGTTGTactcctgctgcgcctcttctGCGCTGAGTTCGCTGGCCTCTCATCGTACGGCGGTCGTAGcgcaggtgccgccgccatccCAGGTGTCTGCAAGGCCGAACGCGATCGAGTGGGGAAGTACTCcgcggctgtggcggcgaCTACCCTCACGCGTTGGTGCGCGACACCGGTTCACTGGCTGGCGTCCTCGTTCTTGGGCAGGTGGCGCACCACTCGTAAGCAGTCGTTCACCGCCTTTTACGTCACTGGCCTCGTCACAAGTGCAGCCCTTTTCGGGATTCGTTGGATCGCCCACCGCAGCAACGCTGCCTCCAGCCACCCCTCTCTGGTTGCCctgtcgtcgccggcgccggcacacCCCCTCTTATGCGTGCCGCAAGTGCTCTTCACACTTCACTGTGCGGTGCGCCTTACCGAGACGTGTCTTGTGCAGCGCTTCCGCGAGCATGACACTGTGACCCTCTTTGCCGCTGTGGCGGGCAGCACGTTCTACGTGATGGCAGCCATTTCCAGCGCTGCACCAAGTCACACAAGCGTCCCGCGTGCGTCTCAGTGGCTACATCGGTTACCGGTGATGCGGTGCGTCTTCGGCGCCGGTACCACGGCGCACCTGTCTCTGCAGGCCATTCAGGTCACTGTGCACACGATACTGACGCGGCTGCGACAGAGCCCCTCGCACACGGTCTCATCCACAAAGGAGACGCAAATGCGTGGCTGGGAGGAAGGTTTGTGGAGACGCGTGCAGGCACATCTGGCCACCTCTAGCGTCGACCAAGGCGAATCCCCAAACGGGCTGTCCACGCCACCGGAGCTGTACGGGGCGTGGCGCCGGTACCGCTATCCGTACTCCTCGAACGTGTGCTTTCAGGTGGTACTCGATCCGCACTACACCTGTGAAGTCGCCATGTACGCCGTGAACACGATTCTTCTGCTCCTCTGCGTACTCCCCGATGCAACAGAGCCCGCCACCGAcatcgccgctggcgcagcacgagGCATGGGGAGCCGCTTCACGAGCGGCGAGCCGCAGTGGTGCCGCATTGCGTGTGCCAGTGTACCGTGGTTTTCGGCGCTGGCCAGTGTTGGCGTCACCGTGTTCACCGCCGCCAACCTCGGCATTACCTCTGCAGAGCACCGACGTTTTTGGATGGCAGCAAACGCCACACGTCGTCTCGTTGGCAGTGCGCTGCGAACGATACTGGATGAGGAACAGGCAAAACCGctcagcaacggcggcggccgactTCCAGCAGAGATCGTCGGTGCAGCGGAGTATATGCTACGGGAGGCAGTCGTTGAGGAAGTGGTGCCCAGGTGGAATGTATTTCCATTCGTGTGGTAA
- a CDS encoding conserved hypothetical protein (previous protein_id=AAZ09902.1): MPSVGSGYTFADFLQRLERSPASQMPLLYHEHRLLFVNRPDMLSRAVLSVSWERGLTILQAAYYTQPVAAETYRALLARMLRHNRHVSKTGAGQLVSWQAAIKVMSEAVLAHGTSLPTRVSVSTLRLLAPHRQWRTAIDVLKLNQANGQLTKPMLVDAAHACATSAAWPHALQLLMHLHQQDPPLLFDAIQSMRPPGTTTLTAAASAHALLPSVRDGGAPTPAQQHILSVLNSVVGSVPHEVAARSPLCTSYLTHLLASTTLAPELKVQRATAAMAQLPWTAALALLSDLSEPALLTDAEWTRVRDTVVLPSNSDVGKGDGGSGVGEERQRRRPLSAKRRPKRERDASSVVTLPDAVEPEKDEEAAEGAVPSSFTSLNASISPSAPSVTSAAASHPHQDTAVLSTAVLFSRMQLLRASPLTAAAMIAVIVEKLPTPEMAAAFLQSCAAHLAQPVPAPSSAPDALDTALHGGGPTVGSVAAARHPVVVHALLRNCARHENGWAIAAPALLGHSAAQATTPPELLSSLVRQLRQAKQVALAVRLLHEHIIPSGSLLTPTSWEDMLECTLAHNRAIRLRHLQRKRGNSRDGSVAAKAAPRLSSVHWVSALSWVKNRQTTSSEDRICKTGTGPSQGATQRHPLEVVALERPLSHKTLSLLINVCVLGGSPQGALHVLGYARRVNKTELPCTSQIRALLYCMQYDRPCEAEAIVEQCAKREGEAAAQPLRHLLRLIGEGKSNDDEGDEG, translated from the coding sequence ATGCCGTCTGTGGGGTCCGGCTACACCTTTGCGGACttcctgcagcggctggagcGCAGCCCGGCGTCGCAAATGCCCCTCCTCTACCACGAACACCGCCTCCTTTTTGTAAATCGACCCGACATGCTCTCGAGGGCGGTCCTGTCGGTCTCGTGGGAAAGGGGGCTGACAATCCTACAAGCAGCCTACTACACCCAGCCGGTGGCTGCGGAGACGTACAGGGCGTTGTTAGCCCGAATGCTGCGACACAACCGGCACGTGTCGAAGACCGGCGCAGGTCAGCTTGTCAGCTGGCAGGCCGCGATAAAGGTCATGAGCGAGGCAGTGCTGGCGCACGGCACCTCGCTGCCGACCCGCGTGTCCGTCTcgacgctgcgcctgctcgcACCACACCGGCAGTGGCGCACGGCCATCGACGTACTGAAGCTTAACCAGGCGAATGGGCAGCTTACAAAGCCGATGTTGGTGGATGCAGCTCACGCGTGTGCAACGTCAGCGGCATGGCCCCATGCCCTCCAGCTGCTTATGCACCTTCATCAGCAGGATCCGCCGCTTCTGTTTGACGCAATACAGAGTATGCGACCACCTGGCACGACAAccctcacagccgctgccAGCGCTCACGCATTGCTTCCGTccgtgcgcgacggcggagcCCCAacaccggcgcagcagcataTTTTGAGCGTCCTGAACAGCGTGGTTGGGAGCGTTCCGCATGAGGTGGCAGCGCGGAGCCCACTCTGCACATCGTACCTGACTCACCTGCTGGCGAGCACCACGTTGGCACCCGAGCTGAAGGTGCAGCGGGCAACGGCGGCcatggcgcagctgccgtggACAGCCGCGCTGGCACTGCTGAGTGACCTGAGCGAGCCGGCCTTGCTGACAGATGCGGAGtggacgcgtgtgcgcgacaCCGTTGTGCTCCCCTCCAACTCTGACGTCGGTAAAGGagacggtggcagcggcgtagGGGAggagcgacagcggcggcggccgttgTCAGCGAAGAGAAGgccgaagagagagagagacgcctCCTCTGTTGTCACGTTGCCCGATGCGGTGGAGCCAGaaaaggacgaggaggccgcgGAGGGCGCGGTGCCATCCTCTTTCACGTCTCTGAACGCTTCCATCTCGCCATCGGCACCATCGGTGACGTCCGCAGCAGCTTCACACCCCCACCAGGACACCGCCGTACTCAGTACAGCggttctcttctctcgcatGCAGCTCCTACGCGCGTCTCCCctgacagcagcagccatgaTCGCCGTTATAGTGGAAAAGCTTCCCACGCCGGAGATGGCAGCCGCGTTTCTCcagagctgcgcagcgcacctGGCGCAGCCCGTGCCGGCCCCTTCCTCGGCACCGGATGCTCTCGACACCGCGCTACACGGTGGTGGCCCCACCGTGGGCTCGGTGGCAGCCGCACGCCACCCTGTTGTCGTCCACGCGCTCTTGCGCAACTGCGCCCGACACGAAAACGGCTGGGCTATtgcagcaccggcgctgcttggccacagcgcggcgcaggcgacgACCCCACCTGAGCTACTCAGCTCACTTGTtcgacagctgcggcaggcgaAACAAGTAGCGTTGGCGGTGCGCCTGCTTCACGAGCACATTATCCCTTCTGGCAGTCTCTTGACACCAACGTCGTGGGAGGACATGCTGGAATGCACGCTGGCACACAACCGTGCCATTCGCCTGCGACACCttcaaagaaaaagggggaacTCACGCGACGGTAGTGTGGCCGCAAAGGCGGCCCCGAGGCTATCGAGCGTTCACTGGGTGTCTGCGCTGAGCTGGGTGAAAAACCGGCAGACGACCTCCAGCGAGGATCGGATTTGCAAGACGGGCACCGGCCCATCGCAGGGTGCCACGCAGCGGCATCCGCTGGAAGTTGTCGCTCTAGAACGGCCCCTGTCACACAAGACGCTAAGCCTCCTCATCAACGTCTGCGTGCTGGGAGGCAGCCCGCAGGGTGCCCTGCACGTGCTTGGCTACGCGCGCCGTGTAAACAAGACGGAGCTGCCCTGCACATCGCAGATACGAGCGCTTCTGTACTGCATGCAGTACGATCGCCCTTGCGAAGCAGAGGCAATCGTGGAGCAGTGCGCGAAACGTGAAGGCGAGGCCGCCGCGCAACCGTTGCGgcacctgctgcggctgatAGGAGAGGGGAAGTCTAATGATGACGAAGGAGACGAGGGGTGA
- a CDS encoding conserved hypothetical protein (previous protein_id=AAZ09899.1), with the protein MSDVNWTLEENGAHIAEVSHEAVHVASIASNLLKLREDQLWITGDAPQHVTVSLSPSHPPLQYAGWHVWHDYLTNPHLVEIASGASPDTMRALLVCQALPGAGTQVWKLPHAIPQDHQYVRFRIMSTFGPGPTYMNNIVLLENDPGPNYNAYGQLVEDSATTADDVLHGESAARHPSAATALPYTSPPTSVLRPPGSGGGVDRSPLPRRVPPTSVLPGASPISTANPRDDRSADVGVLIALGPSASAHHGERANGGAGGRSPGGARSSSRMSQLLRDLDDDIKMLKPIKIVSPRKKTLLCVPQDSHAKSAESGSEDDDFEARQGGGNRERSANGKVHHSGENESSEHRRHHRHHRRSSSRRRNFSGREERSGNSSSAQLEGSHAPQSVPMGAKQMALAVWPPPAVPPSPVELSSLHGERFSALEQAVAVLHATVQHQRDDLSMIKRVLLQQATERRKEAEQRYEEKQKMGTVAVALPAALAAPPAAPSPTVATDVKAPVLQIAAPDQRLTHRSITVGFPEDALRAYVESVLDHKLRKQMKKVEATLLQRLDKQLHDVIKVLSVTIEGRLAGLAPPSATAQQQAAPSHRPFYAGRATPTQAGGLPTASSSAVREIPRSSAMGGGTGIDPSDAASSPSSSKGYYYHTPLTRAGSSARGLAGGSTAAATAAFPVSYLAMRNSPNAYRATTGAPPVSITKGRFF; encoded by the coding sequence ATGTCAGACGTCAACTGGACTCTTGAGGAGAATGGAGCTCACATCGCCGAGGTATCTCACGAGGCGGTGCACGTCGCCAGCATCGCCTCCAACCTGCTGAAGCTCCGCGAGGACCAGCTTTGGATCACCGGCGACGCCCCGCAACACGTGacggtgtctctctccccatcCCATCCGCCGCTGCAGTACGCCGGGTGGCATGTGTGGCACGACTACCTTACCAATCCCCACTTGGTTGAGATCGCCTCTGGTGCATCGCCAGACACGATGCGCGCCCTCCTTGTGTGCCAAGCACTACCCGGGGCTGGTACTCAGGTGTGGAAGCTTCCGCATGCAATCCCGCAAGACCACCAATACGTGCGCTTCAGGATTATGAGCACCTTCGGCCCAGGCCCGACGTACATGAACAACATCGTGCTACTGGAGAACGACCCTGGCCCGAACTACAACGCGTACGGACAACTAGTAGAAGACTCTGCGACTACAGCGGATGACGTTCTTCATGGAGAATCTGCTGCTCGGCACCCATCTGCTGCTACAGCGTTGCCCTACACGTCACCTCCGACATCCGTCTTGCGACCACCTGGTtccggtggcggcgtggaCAGAAGCCCTCTACCGCGGCGGGTCCCACCGACGTCGGTGCTGCCTGGCGCCTCTCCCATCTCCACCGCAAACCCGCGCGACGATCGTTCAGCGGATGTCGGGGTGCTCATTGCCCTCGGGCCGTCTGCGTCAGCGCACCACGGTGAGCGCGcgaacggcggcgctggcggtcGCTCGCCGGGAGGagctcgcagcagcagccgcatgAGTCAACTGCTCCGTGACCTCGATGACGACATCAAGATGCTGAAGCCGATCAAGATCGTCAGTCCAAGAAAGAAGACACTCTTGTGCGTGCCCCAGGACTCGCACGCAAAGTCGGCGGAGAGCGGGAGCGAGGATGATGACTTTGAAGCCCGGCAGGGCGGCGGCAATCGCGAAAGGAGCGCCAATGGTAAGGTCCACCACAGCGGCGAGAACGAGTCTAGCGAACAtcgtcgccaccaccggcatcACCGTCGCAGCAGTAGTCGCCGCCGGAATTTCAGTGGCCGCGAGGAGCGtagcggcaacagcagctctgcgcagCTGGAGGGCAGCCATGCACCCCAGTCGGTGCCGATGGGCGCCAAGCAAATGGCTTTGGCAGtttggccgccgccggctgtacctccctcccccgtaGAGCTCAGCTCCCTGCACGGCGAGCGATTCAGTGCACTGGAGCAGGCAgttgcggtgctgcacgcgacggtgcagcaccagcgcgatGATCTCAGTATGATCaagcgtgtgctgctgcaacaGGCAACAGAGCGccgcaaggaggcggagcagcggtaCGAGGAAAAGCAGAAGATGggcaccgtcgccgttgcGCTCCCAGCGGCACTGGCTGCACcgcccgctgcaccttcgccgACCGTCGCCACCGACGTCAAGGCCCCCGTGTTACAGATAGCTGCACCAGATCAGCGACTGACGCACCGCAGCATCACGGTCGGCTTTCCTGAAGACGCGTTACGCGCCTATGTCGAGTCCGTGTTAGACCACAAGCTGCGCAAGCAGATGAAAAAGGTCGAGGCAACGTTGCTGCAGCGGTTGGACAAGCAGCTGCATGATGTGATCAAGGTTCTCTCCGTCACCATTGAAGGCCGGTTGGCTGGACTGGCACCGCCAAGCGCGACGGCGCAACAGCAggcagcgccatcacacCGACCCTTCTATGCGGGGCGCGCGACGCCGACTCAAGCTGGTGGCCTGCCGACAGCCTCGTCCTCTGCTGTGCGCGAGATACcccgcagctccgccatggGGGGCGGCACCGGAATCGATCCTAGCGATGCCGCTTCCTCTCCCAGTTCATCGAAAGGGTATTACTATCACACGCCGCTAACGCGCGCTGGCTCAAGCGCGAGAGGGCTGGCGGGGGgctccactgccgccgctaccGCAGCGTTTCCGGTGTCTTATTTGGCCATGCGCAACTCGCCGAACGCCTATCGTGCCACCACTGGCGCACCACCTGTCTCCATCACCAAGGGCCGCTTCTTTTGA
- a CDS encoding conserved hypothetical protein (previous protein_id=AAZ09903.1) gives MSATPKQPSTATTSISSDEKWDHSLETLIRKSTIGFASGILPGLLLARSPAARSAIIALCTGVGSGIAYGEARYLFDHDIMFDKRHLIQVQVVGGSSSQQSGAQKSME, from the coding sequence ATGTCGGCCACACCGAAGCAaccctccaccgccaccacatcCATCTCGTCGGATGAGAAGTGGGACCACTCGCTTGAAACGTTGATCCGCAAGTCCACGATTGGGTTCGCCTCTGGTATTCTGCCGGGGCTTTTGCTGGCCCGCTCGCCGGCGGCACGCAGTGCCATCATCGCCCTGTGCACCGGCGTGGGTAGCGGTATCGCTTACGGTGAGGCGCGCTACCTTTTCGATCACGATATCATGTTCGACAAGCGTCACTTGATCCAGGTGCAGGTGGTCGGCGGCAGTAGCAGTCAGCAAAGTGGCGCCCAGAAGTCTATGGAGTAG
- a CDS encoding conserved hypothetical protein (previous protein_id=AAZ09900.1): MQARRNSMIRRVARRYARVPGEHGDASVPAFFPIAINPGWWGQPFGKVKDGTSQLLFFFGVIFPVAFYWLFDVTFGQRTRIAQVGKRAMASNFLFRQLDLDDPDHAIKYEQLQQEMAENKLDVRWGGTNFLASYLWQPGDPEPDIRRKEAPAHHHHH, from the coding sequence ATGCAGGCTCGTAGGAATAGCATGATTCGCCGCGTGGCGCGTCGgtacgcgcgtgtgcccGGTGAGCATGGTGACGCGAGTGTGCCTGCCTTCTTCCCCATCGCCATCAACCCCGGCTGGTGGGGACAGCCCTTTGGCAAGGTGAAGGACGGAACGAGTCAGCTCCTTTTCTTCTTTGGCGTCATCTTTCCTGTCGCCTTCTACTGGCTATTCGACGTCACGTTtggccagcgcacgcgcatcgcTCAAGTCGGCAAGCGGGCAATGGCCTCAAACTTTCTTTTTAGACAGCTCGACCTCGACGACCCGGATCACGCTATCAAGTatgagcagctgcagcaggagatGGCAGAGAACAAGCTGGACGTCCGCTGGGGCGGCACGAACTTCCTGGCTAGCTACCTTTGGCAGCCCGGCGACCCAGAGCCGGACATCCGCCGCAAGGAGGCACCCGCGCATCATCACCATCACTAA
- a CDS encoding conserved hypothetical protein (previous protein_id=AAZ09895.1), whose product MSSSSVLDLHKKWFMVPLPLRTCSLRDVATFTVTKEQMDAYYEEAQSILDGEGKAAQMDRGRWYSSQFMSRGTTSDKIATAAVKLADTDFMFYLDGFTLLFDTARTDTHHYEAALKALAAVWPKLLPPRPLKRFVSQYFATLPTDEVARKTTLVYWYLEDYLKRTYAQFLALSESMLKDRIVQRRDTWLDVVGKLLCSVAEGRSAAMAMMIDKLGDPVSSVAHKAYHHLLKLLSESSTHQSMLFTELEKIIFMKNCPLRTMRYAANVMNQLVFSKEERKLALKCVQTYLSLFRQLALTGNVDSTVTTAIIVGLRRAFPYAGVDLAPLEEHLNALFILANTGNFQQRVATLTLLQLLAFNKGTAESFLNRWYRTLYGLLLLSPKQIPQSAQLTNFFSLLHKAMRADKSKARVAAFVHRLLQRAVFFNDAMICAVLLLVGEMSQAHPHVRNMLKAHANLPAAPAALAQKGKAGNSTGTASAASAGCNYDPKAREPLFANAAGECIWTLNMLSRHSHPSVVKLSILLLFGEDIVFDVHPLDDMTPLNFLNMFVDARSNAKDDDDAKASNTTTGISVFHRTAHKASLPSTSDPYFINASAQDVDVAALFLHRYAVQRQRFLEGLSQVRSTWGDTSGEADVAMRVTNLDAALFGPSGTLADPVGTASAAAASCGTKKAAAAPKRAAAKGKDEEVSGEGERDGQGSTDGLAGDGDDASDDGLDDFDAEASDNGLEWGLDDEAAYDAEFDDEEVEEEEDREDNEDALGGSVAASAAMADEGGEFGELIEANAKEMSKKRKRELDWLEGRSAGGSGSSSGFGRGRGGAGRTGGASPYGRGRLRGRVSSRGQRGDGFKRGRY is encoded by the coding sequence ATGAGCTCGTCTTCTGTACTCGACCTTCACAAGAAGTGGTTCATGGttccactgccgctgcgcacctgCAGTCTGCGCGATGTGGCCACCTTCACCGTCACCAAGGAGCAGATGGACGCGTActacgaggaggcgcagtcCATCCTCGATGGTGAGGgcaaggcggcgcagatggACCGCGGCCGCTGGTACAGCTCGCAGTTTATGAGTCGCGGTACGACGTCCGATAAgatcgccaccgccgcggtgaAGCTGGCGGATACAGACTTCATGTTTTACCTGGACGGGTTCACTCTGCTCTTTGACACggcgcgcacagacacgcaccacTACGAGGCGGCACtcaaggcgctggcggctgtgTGGCCGAAGTTGTTGCCGCCCCGCCCGCTGAAGCGCTTTGTTTCCCAGTACTTCGCCACACTGCCCACggacgaggtggcgcgcaAGACCACGCTCGTCTACTGGTACCTTGAGGACTACCTGAAGCGCACTTATGCCCAGTTTCTTGCCTTGAGCGAGTCCATGCTGAAGGACCGCAttgtgcagcgccgcgataCGTGGCTGGACGTTGTGGGTAAGCTGCTCTGCTCCGTCGCCGAgggccgcagcgcggccatGGCGATGATGATCGACAAGCTAGGTGACCCCGTCTCCAGCGTCGCACACAAGGCGTATCATCACTTGCTGAAGCTTCTCTCCGAGTCGTCCACGCACCAGTCGATGCTGTTTACGGAGTTGGAGAAGATCATCTTCATGAAGAACTGCCCGCTGCGGACGATGCGCTACGCCGCCAATGTCATGAACCAGCTCGTCTTCAGCAAGGAGGAGCGTAAGCTAGCCCTCAAGTGCGTTCAGACATACCTTAGCCTCTTCCGCCAGCTTGCCCTCACCGGCAACGTCGACTCCACAGTGACGACGGCCATCATCGTCGGGCTGCGCCGTGCCTTCCCGTACGCTGGCGTCGACCTGGCcccgctggaggagcaccTCAACGCTCTTTTCATTCTCGCCAATACTGGCAACTTCCAACAGCGCGTGGCCACACTTACGCTTCTGCAGCTTCTCGCCTTCAACAAAGGCACGGCGGAGTCGTTCCTAAATCGCTGGTACCGAACCCTCTACGGACTGCTGTTGCTCTCGCCGAAGCAGATACCGCAGTCGGCACAGCTCACCAACTTTTTCTCCCTCTTGCACAAGGCAATGCGCGCCGACAAGTCGAAGGCGCGCGTGGCCGCCTTTGTTCaccggctgctgcagcgcgccgtctTCTTCAACGACGCCATGATATGCGCAGTGCTCTTACTGGTCGGCGAGATGTCGCAGGCTCACCCGCACGTGCGCAATATGCTCAAGGCGCACGCGAACCTCCccgccgcgcctgctgcgctggcgcaaAAGGGGAAGGCCGGAAACAGCACTGGCactgccagcgccgcctccgccggtTGCAACTACGACCCCAAGGCTCGTGAGCCGCTCTTCGCGAACGCGGCCGGCGAGTGTATTTGGACGCTTAACATGCTCTCGCGTCACTCGCACCCGTCTGTCGTCAAGCTCTCCATACTGCTGCTCTTTGGCGAGGACATCGTCTTTGACGTGCACCCGCTGGATGACATGACGCCGCTCAACTTTCTCAACATGTTCGTTGACGCGAGGTCCAACGCaaaggacgacgacgacgcgaaGGCCAGCAACACAACTACGGGCATTTCCGTCTTCCACCGCACGGCGCACAAGGCGAGCCTGCCCAGCACGTCCGACCCGTACTTCATCAACGCCAGCGCGCAGGACGTGGacgtggcggcgctctttCTGCACCGGTACGCCGTGCAGCGTCAGCGCTTCCTCGAAGGCTTGTCGCAGGTGCGCTCCACCTGGGGCGATACAAGTGGCGAGGCCGACGTGGCGATGCGCGTCACCAACCTCGACGCGGCTCTCTTCGGCCCCTCTGGCACGCTGGCCGACCCCGTGGGAACGGcaagcgcggcggccgcatcATGCGGTACCAagaaggcagcagcggcaccaaagcgcgcagcagccaagggcaaagacgaggaggtgtccggcgagggagagcgcgACGGGCAGGGCAGCACAGATGGCCTggcgggcgacggcgacgacgccagcGATGATGGCCTGGACGACTTCGACGCCGAGGCGAGCGACAACGGCCTCGAGTGGGGCCTGGATGACGAGGCAGCCTACGACGCCGAGTTCGACGACGAGgaagtggaggaggaggaggatagAGAGGACAATGAGGATGCGctgggcggcagcgttgccgcgtccgccgccatggcggacgagggcggcgagTTTGGCGAGCTCATCGAGGCGAACGCAAAGGAGATGTCGAAGAAGCGCAAGCGTGAACTCGATTGGCTCGAGGGGCGGTCGGCTGGTGGTagtggcagcagctccggTTTCGGCcgtggccgtggcggtgctggccgCACTGGTGGCGCCTCTCCATATggccgcggccgcctgcgcggccgcgTTTCTTCTCGCGGCCAGCGTGGCGACGGCTTCAAGCGTGGCCGCTACTAG
- a CDS encoding putative proteasome regulatory non-ATP-ase subunit 3 (previous protein_id=AAZ09896.1): MPLAAAKTPINATAATKRAEAEQLTRLMTLYRAVCVRHDELGMEIVLNDILAFLTSTHQHEQAEAFIATCNITLPHRANNQAARYFYYVGLTRALRLEYVDAHQCLQQALRKAPERAFGFRIAATKLSLVVQLLLGEIPPRSDFLAKDMRDSLAPYLQLASCVRFGQVDRFMTVLREHQVTFEHDRTHSLILRVHQHVIKTGLRRICQAYSRISISDVCSKLAMSNVADAEYILSKAIHDGVIDAVLDNEKGELISSDSIDVYSTSEPLYALQRRIQFLNLTHNDAKRAMRYDVTDPEIIEERRKEAKAERDELERAIQDESTGMDNVNFEDGL; this comes from the coding sequence ATGcctctcgctgccgccaagACGCCCATCAATGCCACGGCTGCCACGAagcgcgccgaggcggagcagtTGACGCGCCTCATGACCCTTTACcgtgccgtgtgtgtgcgccacgACGAGCTCGGCATGGAGATTGTGCTCAACGATATTCTCGCCTTCCTCACCAGCACGCACCAGCACGAGCAGGCGGAGGCGTTCATCGCTACATGTAACATCACCCTGCCGCATCGCGCGAACAACCAGGCAGCTCGCTACTTTTACTACGTCGGTCTCACGCGTGCGCTTCGGCTCGAGTACGTCGACGCGCATCAGTGTCTGCAGCAAGCACTACGTAAGGCACCGGAGCGCGCGTTCGGCTTTCGCATTGCCGCGACGAAGCTATCTTTggtcgtgcagctgcttcttGGAGAGATTCCGCCACGCTCTGACTTCCTAGCCAAGGACATGCGCGACAGTCTTGCGCCGTACTTACAACTGGcctcgtgcgtgcgctttGGTCAGGTGGACCGCTTCatgacggtgctgcgcgagcaccAGGTGACCTTCGAACATGACCGCACCCACTCCCTCATCTTGCGTGTCCACCAGCACGTCATTAAAACGGGTCTGCGCCGCATCTGCCAGGCATACAGTCGCATCAGCATCTCCGACGTCTGCTCAAAGCTGGCCATGAGCAACGTGGCGGACGCTGAGTACATCCTCTCCAAGGCCATCCATGATGGCGTGATTGACGCCGTTCTAGACAATGAAAAGGGCGAGCTCATTTCGAGTGACAGCATCGACGTCTACTCCACTTCTGAGCCGCTTtacgcgctgcagcgccgcatccaGTTCTTAAACTTGACGCACAACGACGCCAAGCGCGCCATGCGCTACGACGTGACAGACCCCGAGATTATCGAGGAGCGGCGtaaggaggcgaaggcggagcgTGATGAGCTGGAGCGTGCCATCCAGGATGAGTCCACTGGGATGGACAACGTGAACTTTGAGGACGGCCTGTAG